One genomic window of Equus caballus isolate H_3958 breed thoroughbred chromosome 6, TB-T2T, whole genome shotgun sequence includes the following:
- the TIMELESS gene encoding protein timeless homolog, translating to MDLYMMNCELLATCSALGYLEGDTYHKEPDCLESVKDLIRYLRHEDETRDVRQQLGAAQILQSDLLPILIQHRQDQPLFDAVIRLMVNLTQPALLCFGSVPKEPSFRHHFLQVLSYLQAYKEAFASEKAFGVLSETLYKLLQLGWEERQEEDNLLIERILLLIRNILHVPADLDQEKRIDDDASVHDQLLWAIHLSGLDDLLLFLASSSAEQQWSLHVLEIVSLMFRDQNPEQLAGVGQGRLAQERNTDVAELEALRQREMAEKKTRALQRGNRHSRFGGSYIVQGLKSIGERDLIFHKGLHNLQNYSSDLGKQPRRVPKRRQAARELSIQRRSALNVRLFLRDFCSEFLENCYNRLMGSVKDHLLREKAQQHDETYYMWALAFFMAFNRAASFRPGLVSETLSVRTFHFIEQNLTNYYEMMLTDRKEAASWARRMHLALKAYQELLATVNEMDMSPDEAVRESSRIIKNNIFYVMEYRELFLALFRKFDERWQPRSFLRDLVETTHLFLKMLERFSRNRGNLVVQNKRKKRKKKKKVLDQPVASGNVPSSPEELEAVWPSLAEQLQCCAQDPELSLDSMVPFDAASEVPVEEQRAEAMVRIQDCLLGGQAPQALTLLRSAREVWPEGDVFGSQDISPEEEIQLLRQILCAPLPRQQGPEERGAEEEEEEEEEEEEELEMVQVSEKEFNFLDYLKRFASSTVIRAYVLLLRNYQQNSAHTNHCVVKMLHRLAHDLKMEALLFQLSLFCLFNRLLSDPASGAYKELVTFAKYILGKFFALAAVNQKAFVELLFWKNTAVVREMTEGYGSLDGGSSSRRPPVWSPEEEAQLQELYLAHKDVEGQDVVDAILAHLNAAPRTRKHIVHHLVRLGLADSVKDFQRKGTHIVLWTEDQELELRRLFEEFQDSDDVLGHIMKNITAKRSRARIVDKLLALGLVAERRELYKKRRKKLAPSSLPDGEKSLKDFCQEDLEEEENLPEEESEEDEEREEGSETEQAQGSSVLSTANLGQSLHQEGFSTPLLWLQNCLIRVADDRKEDGCSQAVPLVPLTEENEEAMENEQFQQLLRKLGVRPPASGQETFWRIPAKLSPTQLRRMAASLSQPEEEEKLQPGIEPEVPGEQGAEEEHHKEHRAQALRALLLARKKKAGLVSPEEEETPGEKEQLKVAPKKRQLLDSDEEQEEEESRSKAPELGAPRIQKKKRFQIEDEDEND from the exons ATGGACTTGTACATGATGAATTGTGAACTTCTAGCCACATGTAGTGCCCTTGGGTACTTGGAAGGAGACACTTACCACAAGGAACCAGATTGCTTAG AGAGTGTGAAGGATTTGATCCGCTACTTGAGGCATGAGGATGAGACGCGAGATGTGCGGCAGCAGCTGGGGGCAGCGCAGATCCTGCAGAGTGACCTTCTTCCCATCCTTATCCAGCACCGCCAGGACCAGCCTCTCTTTGATGCTGTGATCAG GCTGATGGTGAACTTGACACAACCAGCCTTGCTCTGTTTTGGCAGTGTGCCCAAGGAGCCTAGCTTTCGGCACCATTTTCTGCAGGTGCTTTCTTACTTGCAGGCCTACAAAGAG GCCTTTGCCAGTGAGAAGGCTTTTGGAGTCCTCAGTGAAACCTTGTATAAGCTGCTGCAGCTG GGCTGGGAAGAACGGCAGGAGGAGGACAACTTGCTGATTGAGCGGATCCTGCTGCTTATCAGAAATATTCTCCATGTCCCAGCTGACCTTGATCAGGAGAAG AGGATTGATGATGACGCCAGTGTCCATGACCAGCTTCTCTGGGCCATTCACCTCAGTGGCCTGGATGACCTGCTCCTCTTCCTGGCCAGCTCGTCTGCTGAGCAGCAGTGGAGCCTGCATGTGCTAGAGATTGTCTCCCTTATGTTTCGTGACCAG AACCCTGAGCAGCTGGCAGGAGTAGGACAGGGACGCTTGGCTCAGGAGCGGAACACAGATGTGGCAGAACTGGAGGCGTTGCGCCAGCGAGAGATGGCAGAAAAGAAGACTCGAGCCCTTCAGCGAGGCAATAG GCATTCTCGATTTGGGGGCTCCTACATTGTCCAGGGGTTGAAATCCATTGGGGAGAGGGACCTCATCTTTCACAAAGGTCTCCACAAT CTCCAAAACTACAGTTCAGATTTGGGAAAGCAGCCCCGAAGGGTGCCTAAACGTCGCCAGGCTGCCCGGGAGCTGTCCATTCAGCGCCGCTCCGCCCTCAACGTGAGACTCTTCCTCAgagacttctgctctgagttccTGGAGAACTGTTATAACCGGCTCATGGGCTCGGTGAAG GATCACCTGCTTCGGGAGAAGGCTCAGCAGCACGATGAGACCTACTACATGTGGGCCTTGGCTTTCTTCATGGCTTTCAACCGAGCGGCCTCCTTCCGGCCAGGCCTGGTTTCTGAGACCCTCAGTGTCCGTACCTTCCACTTCATTGAGCAGAACCTCACCAACTACTATGAGATGATGCTGACTGACCGCAAGGAAGCTGCCTCCTGGGCACGCCG GATGCACCTGGCCCTGAAGGCCTATCAGGAGCTGCTGGCCACAGTGAATGAGATGGACATGTCCCCAGAtgaggctgtgagggagagtAGCCGCATCATCAAGA ACAACATATTCTATGTGATGGAGTACCGAGAACTGTTCCTGGCGCTCTTCCGAAAGTTTGATGAGAGGTGGCAGCCCCGCTCTTTCCTTCGTGACCTGGTGGAGACCACCCATCTCTTCCTCAAGATGTTGGAGCGGTTCTCTCGGAACCGTGGGAACCTGGTAGTGCAG AACAAacgaaagaagagaaagaagaaaaagaaggtccTAGACCAGCCCGTTGCTTCTGGTAATGTCCCCTCTAGCCCAGAGGAACTGGAGGCTGTGTGGCCATCCCTGGCTGAGCAGCTACAATGCTGTGCCCAG GATCCTGAGCTCAGTTTGGACTCCATGGTTCCCTTTGATGCGGCCTCAGAGGTGCCAGTGGAAGAGCAGCGGGCAGAAGCCATGGTGCGGATCCAAGACTGTCTCCTGGGTGGCCAAGCCCCACAGGCCCTGACCCTCCTTAGGTCTGCCCG GGAGGTGTGGCCAGAAGGAGATGTATTTGGCTCTCAGGACATTTCCCCAGAGGAAGAGATCCAGCTGCTGAGACAAATCCTCTGCGCCCCACTTCCCC GGCAGCAGGGGCCAGAGGAACGcggggcagaggaagaagaggaagaagaagaggaggaagaggaagagttgGAAATGGTCCAGGTGTcagagaaagaatttaatttCCTGGACTACCTGAAACG CTTTGCAAGCTCAACCGTCATCCGAGCCTATGTGCTGCTGCTGCGGAACTACCAGCAGAACAGCGCCCACACCAACCACTGCGTTGTCAAGATGCTGCACCGGCTGGCCCATGACCTCAAAATGGAAGCCCTGCTCTTCCAGCTCTCACTCTTCTGCCTCTTCAATCGTCTGCTTAGTGACCCTGCCTCTGGGGCCTACAAA GAACTAGTGACTTTTGCCAAATACATCCTGGGCAAGTTCTTTGCATTGGCTGCAGTCAACCAAAAAGCCTTTGTAGAGCTGCTGTTCTGGAAGAACACAGCTGTGGTTCGAGAGATGACTGAGGGCTATGGCTCCCTGGATGGCGG ATCTTCTAGTCGCAGACCCCCTGTGTGGAGCCCAGAAGAGGAGGCCCAGCTTCAGGAACTGTACCTCGCCCATAAGGATGTGGAAG gtcaggatgtggtggacgCCATCTTGGCACACCTGAATGCTGCCCCTCGGACACGCAAGCACATCGTCCACCACCTGGTGCGGCTGGGACTGGCTGACAGCGTCAAGGACTTCCAGAG GAAAGGAACCCATATCGTACTGTGGACAGAAGATCAGGAGCTGGAGCTGCGGCGGCTCTTTGAGGAGTTCCAGGACTCAGATG ATGTCCTGGGTCATATCATGAAGAATATCACAGCCAAACGCTCACGGGCCCGAATAGTGGATAAACTGCTGGCTCTGGGGCTGGTGGCCGAACGGCGGGAGCTATACAAGAAGCGCCGGAAGAAGTTGGCACCCTCGAGCTTG CCTGATGGAGAGAAGTCCCTAAAGGATTTTTGCCAGGAAGAtctggaagaagaggaaaacctgccagaggaagagagtgaagaggatgaagagagagaggagggctcAGAAACAGAACAAGCCCAGGGAAGCTCCGTCCTTTCAACTGCAAACCTTGGGCAAAGCCTGCATCAGGAAG GCTTTTCCACTCCGCTCCTGTGGCTCCAGAACTGCCTGATTCGAGTAGCAGATGATCGGAAAGAGGATG GCTGCTCCCAGGCAGTTCCATTGGTGCCGCtgacagaagaaaatgaagaagcaaTGGAAAATGAGCAGTTTCAGCAGCTATTGCGCAAGCTAGGCGTCCGGCCTCCTGCCTCTGGGCAG GAAACCTTCTGGCGAATTCCCGCCAAGCTGAGTCCCACCCAGCTCCGGAGGATGGCAGCTTCTTTGAGTCaaccagaggaagaggaaaagctgCAGCCAGGGATAGAACCTGAAGTCCCTGGAGAGCAAGGGGCTGAGGAGGAGCACCACAAGGAACATCGAGCACAAGCCCTGAGGGCCCTCCTGTTAGCCCGAAAAAAGAAAGCAGGCCTGGTGTCCCCAGAGG AGGAAGAGACTCCTGGTGAGAAAGAGCAGCTGAAAGTGGCACCCAAGAAGCGACAGCTGCTGGACAGCGATGAGgaacaggaagaagaggagagcagGAGCAAAG CACCAGAGTTGGGAGCTCCAAGAATCCAAAAGAAGAAACGGTTTCAGATTGAGGATGAAGATGAGAATGACTGA
- the MIP gene encoding lens fiber major intrinsic protein, which yields MWELRSASFWRAIFAEFFATLFYVFFGLGSSLRWAPGPLHVLQVALAFGLALSTLVQAVGHISGAHINPAVTFAFLVGSQMSLLRAVCYMTAQLLGAVAGAAVLYSVTPPAVRGNLALNTLHPGVSVGQATVVEIFLTLQFVLCVFATYDERRNGRLGSVALAVGFSLTLGHLFGMYYTGAGMNPARSFAPAILTRNFTNHWVYWVGPIIGAGLGSLLYDFLLFPRLKSVSERLSVLKGTKPNDSNGQPESTGEPVELKTQAL from the exons ATGTGGGAGCTGCGGTCCGCCTCCTTCTGGAGGGCCATATTTGCTGAGTTCTTTGCCACCCTCTTCTATGTCTTCTTCGGGCTGGGGTCCTCACTGCGTTGGGCCCCTGGACCCctgcatgtcctgcaggtggctctggcctTTGGCTTGGCCCTGTCTACGCTGGTGCAGGCCGTGGGCCACATCAGTGGAGCCCACATCAATCCTGCAGTCACTTTTGCCTTCCTTGTGGGCTCCCAGATGTCCCTGCTCCGTGCCGTTTGCTATATGACAGCCCAACTGCTGGGAGCAGTGGCTGGGGCTGCCGTGCTATATAGTGTTACCCCGCCTGCCGTCCGAGGAAACCTAGCACTTAACACG TTGCACCCTGGGGTGAGTGTGGGCCAGGCCACTGTAGTGGAGATCTTCCTGACACTCCAGTTCGTGCTCTGCGTCTTTGCCACATACGACGAGAGGCGGAATGGCCGCCTGGGCTCCGTGGCCCTGGCGGTTGGCTTCTCCCTCACCCTGGGGCACCTCTTTGGG ATGTATTATACTGGTGCAGGCATGAACCCTGCCCGCTCCTTTGCTCCTGCCATTCTCACCAGAAACTTCACCAACCACTGG gTGTACTGGGTGGGCCCAATCATTGGAGCAGGCCTGGGCAGTCTGCTTTAtgactttctcctcttcccccgGCTCAAGAGTGTTTCTGAGAGACTGTCTGTTCTCAAGGGGACCAAGCCCAATGACTCCAATGGACAACCAGAGAGCACAGGGGAACCTGTTGAACTGAAGACCCAGGCCCTGTAG